In the genome of Ancylomarina subtilis, one region contains:
- the murA gene encoding UDP-N-acetylglucosamine 1-carboxyvinyltransferase — protein MSTFEITGGTTLKGELHPQGAKNEALQILCATLLTSEKIRIHNIPNILDVNRLIELLASLGVSVTQETKNTYCFEAKNIDLEYLNSDEFAKKGSSLRGSIMIIGPLLARFGKAYIPKPGGDKIGRRRLDTHFIGFQKLGADFKYKQGDKFYRLEAPKLKGTYMLLDEASVTGTANIIMAAVLAEGTTTIYNAACEPYIQQLCKMLNSMGAKITGIGSNLLYVEGVKSLSGCEHRILPDMIEIGSFIGLAAMTKSEITIKNVAYKELGVIPDTFKKLGIKLEIIGDDIYIPKQESYTIENFMDGSILTIADAPWPGLTPDLLSIILVVATQAKGSVLIHQKMFESRLFFTDKLIDMGAQIILCDPHRATVIGLNQENRLRATKMVSPDIRAGVSLLIAALSAEGTSTIQNIDQIDRGYENIDLRLNAIGAKIKRIDN, from the coding sequence ATGAGCACATTCGAAATAACTGGTGGCACAACACTAAAGGGGGAATTACACCCACAAGGAGCAAAAAATGAGGCTTTACAAATTCTATGCGCCACTCTCCTAACATCTGAAAAAATCAGAATTCATAATATCCCAAACATACTTGATGTTAACCGACTCATTGAGCTGTTGGCTTCACTGGGAGTCAGTGTAACTCAGGAGACAAAAAACACCTATTGTTTCGAAGCTAAGAATATCGATCTTGAATATTTGAATTCAGATGAGTTTGCAAAAAAGGGCTCTTCTCTTCGAGGTTCAATCATGATAATTGGCCCGCTACTGGCTCGTTTCGGCAAAGCCTATATTCCTAAGCCTGGAGGAGATAAAATCGGGCGTCGTCGATTAGATACACACTTTATCGGCTTTCAAAAACTAGGAGCCGATTTTAAATACAAACAAGGCGATAAATTCTATCGTCTTGAAGCGCCCAAATTAAAAGGGACATACATGCTGCTTGATGAAGCATCAGTAACTGGTACAGCCAACATCATCATGGCTGCTGTGCTTGCCGAAGGAACAACAACAATTTATAATGCTGCCTGTGAACCTTACATTCAGCAACTATGTAAGATGCTGAATTCTATGGGAGCAAAAATCACAGGTATCGGCTCCAACCTGCTTTATGTCGAAGGCGTTAAATCCCTTTCGGGTTGTGAGCATCGTATCCTTCCTGATATGATTGAGATTGGTAGTTTCATCGGCCTGGCTGCGATGACAAAATCAGAAATTACCATCAAAAATGTGGCCTATAAAGAACTGGGTGTTATCCCCGATACATTTAAGAAACTGGGTATCAAACTCGAAATTATTGGCGATGACATCTACATTCCCAAACAAGAAAGTTATACCATCGAAAATTTTATGGATGGTTCTATTTTAACCATTGCTGATGCTCCTTGGCCTGGATTGACACCTGACCTTTTAAGCATTATTCTTGTCGTGGCAACACAAGCCAAAGGAAGTGTTCTTATTCATCAGAAAATGTTTGAATCCCGTCTTTTCTTTACCGATAAACTGATTGATATGGGAGCACAAATTATTCTTTGCGATCCGCACAGAGCAACCGTTATTGGTTTGAATCAGGAAAACAGACTCAGAGCAACCAAAATGGTTTCCCCCGATATACGTGCGGGAGTTTCCCTGTTAATTGCTGCACTTTCAGCTGAAGGAACAAGTACCATTCAAAATATCGATCAGATAGACAGAGGCTACGAAAACATTGACCTTAGACTAAATGCGATAGGGGCTAAAATTAAACGAATTGACAATTAA
- a CDS encoding TlpA family protein disulfide reductase, whose translation MKKLNLGILITLLVISFSTLAGEKGKDVKEGLNIGDKIPEISAKSPDGKVINLSDLKGKLVLVDFWASWCGPCRDENPWVVSVYNKFRDQEFKNGTGFTVFSFSLDKKITSWKNAIKKDELIWENHASELKGWYSPTAQKFQINSIPSNFLIDENGTIVAKDLRGEKLELVLQHYLKK comes from the coding sequence ATGAAAAAATTAAATCTAGGTATACTCATAACATTACTGGTTATTTCTTTTTCAACACTTGCTGGTGAAAAGGGGAAAGACGTTAAAGAAGGTTTAAATATTGGGGATAAAATCCCTGAAATATCAGCTAAATCTCCGGATGGCAAAGTCATCAATCTAAGTGATCTTAAAGGTAAACTGGTACTTGTTGATTTTTGGGCATCGTGGTGTGGCCCTTGTCGTGACGAAAACCCTTGGGTGGTATCCGTATACAACAAATTTAGAGACCAGGAATTTAAAAATGGAACCGGGTTTACCGTTTTTAGTTTTTCTTTAGATAAAAAGATCACTAGCTGGAAAAACGCCATTAAAAAAGATGAATTGATCTGGGAAAATCACGCCAGTGAACTAAAAGGATGGTATTCACCAACGGCACAAAAATTTCAAATTAACTCTATTCCTTCAAACTTCTTAATCGACGAAAATGGCACTATCGTGGCTAAAGATTTAAGAGGCGAAAAACTAGAATTGGTTTTGCAACATTACTTAAAAAAATAG
- a CDS encoding nucleotide exchange factor GrpE: MTKDKSKLDKEDLEVKDTVTPETEEKVAEKEEKTDKKKSKKETKADEIEELGTKLQEITDKYMRLSAEFDNYRKRTLKEKMELTKSAGEKILLNVLPVMDNFERALKSVDESNDIDGIKEGIHLIYTNFKDFMTQQGVKEIEANNLDFDTDVHEAITKIPAPSEDLKGKVVDCIEKGYFLNDKVIRFSKVVVGE, translated from the coding sequence ATGACAAAAGATAAAAGCAAGTTAGACAAGGAAGATTTGGAAGTAAAAGATACAGTTACTCCTGAAACTGAAGAGAAAGTCGCTGAAAAAGAAGAAAAGACTGATAAAAAGAAGTCTAAAAAAGAGACGAAAGCTGACGAGATTGAGGAACTTGGAACAAAACTTCAAGAAATTACGGATAAATACATGAGATTATCGGCAGAATTCGATAATTACCGTAAACGTACTTTGAAGGAGAAAATGGAACTTACCAAATCAGCTGGTGAAAAGATTTTATTAAATGTTCTTCCTGTAATGGATAACTTCGAACGTGCCCTTAAATCGGTAGATGAATCAAACGATATTGATGGCATCAAAGAAGGAATTCACCTAATATACACCAACTTCAAAGATTTCATGACCCAACAAGGGGTGAAAGAGATTGAAGCAAATAATCTTGATTTCGATACAGATGTGCACGAGGCTATTACTAAAATCCCTGCTCCTAGTGAGGATTTAAAAGGTAAGGTTGTTGATTGTATTGAAAAAGGATATTTCCTTAACGATAAGGTGATACGCTTTTCGAAAGTAGTCGTTGGAGAATAA
- the dnaJ gene encoding molecular chaperone DnaJ — translation MSKRDYYEVLGVSKDATGPELKKAYRKKAIQYHPDKNPDNKEAEEKFKEAAEAYEVLSNDQKRQRYDQFGHAGMSGAAGGGFGGGGMNMEDIFSHFGDIFGGGSFFGGFGGGGRSSQRVNRGSNLRVKVKLTLQEIANGVEKKIKVKKHVECKDCNGSGAEGGSSHSTCTQCNGSGQVTRIQNTILGQMQTSAVCPSCNGEGKIITHKCKSCAGEGIVKDDEVITINIPAGVAEGMQLSVSGRGNAARRGGVNGDLLILVHEEEHPELIRDENDLLYNLFISVPDSILGTAVEIPTIENKVKVKIDGGTQPGKILRLRGKGLPDINGYGRGDLLVKINVWVPNKVSKDEQKLLEKLQASESFKPNPSSQEKSFFKKVRNFFE, via the coding sequence ATGTCGAAAAGAGATTACTACGAAGTACTAGGTGTATCAAAAGATGCTACAGGTCCAGAGTTAAAGAAAGCTTACCGTAAAAAAGCAATACAATACCACCCAGATAAAAACCCTGATAATAAAGAAGCTGAAGAAAAATTTAAGGAAGCTGCTGAGGCTTATGAGGTTTTGAGTAATGATCAAAAACGACAACGTTACGATCAGTTTGGACACGCTGGTATGAGCGGTGCTGCTGGAGGTGGCTTCGGCGGTGGCGGCATGAATATGGAAGATATCTTTTCTCATTTTGGTGATATTTTCGGCGGCGGCTCTTTCTTTGGTGGATTCGGTGGTGGCGGACGCAGCTCGCAACGAGTCAACCGTGGAAGCAACTTAAGAGTAAAAGTCAAACTAACTCTTCAAGAAATCGCTAACGGTGTTGAAAAGAAAATCAAGGTTAAGAAACATGTTGAGTGTAAGGATTGTAACGGATCCGGAGCTGAAGGAGGTTCTTCACACTCTACTTGTACACAATGTAATGGTAGCGGACAAGTCACTCGTATTCAAAATACCATCTTGGGACAAATGCAAACCAGTGCGGTTTGTCCATCCTGTAATGGCGAAGGTAAAATCATTACGCACAAATGTAAATCATGTGCAGGTGAAGGAATCGTAAAGGACGACGAAGTAATCACAATTAATATCCCGGCAGGTGTTGCCGAAGGCATGCAACTATCCGTAAGTGGTCGTGGTAATGCTGCGCGTCGCGGGGGTGTGAATGGTGATTTGTTAATTCTGGTTCACGAAGAAGAACATCCGGAGCTTATCCGCGATGAAAATGATCTGTTATATAACCTTTTCATCAGTGTTCCGGATTCAATTTTAGGAACAGCCGTTGAAATTCCAACGATAGAAAATAAAGTCAAAGTAAAAATTGATGGTGGCACACAACCTGGCAAAATTCTTCGCCTACGCGGAAAAGGTTTACCCGATATCAATGGTTACGGTCGTGGCGATTTATTGGTTAAAATAAATGTTTGGGTTCCTAACAAAGTAAGTAAAGACGAACAAAAGCTACTGGAAAAACTTCAAGCTTCAGAATCGTTCAAACCCAATCCAAGTTCACAAGAAAAAAGCTTCTTCAAAAAAGTGAGAAACTTCTTTGAATAG
- a CDS encoding ABC transporter ATP-binding protein → MAFFEAKNIIKQYAGHTALSGVSISVPEGSIFGLLGPNGAGKTTLIRIINQITGPDSGEVFFNGEPLKPEHVHHIGYLPEERGLYKKMKVGEQSIYLAQLKGMSKQDATTKLQAWFKKFDILEWWDKKVEELSKGMAQKIQFITTILHEPKLLIFDEPFSGFDPINANLLKKEILELRDKGCTIIFSTHNMGSVEEICDYIALIHKSEKILDGSFEDIKKQYRTHTYNISFKGELEELKTNLTSDIEILEHQSGKEFQSLKLKLNNGTSSNDLLSQILPHVELVSFNEIIPSMNDIFIRVVNEKNLSLDME, encoded by the coding sequence ATGGCGTTTTTCGAAGCAAAAAACATAATAAAACAGTATGCCGGACACACCGCTTTAAGTGGCGTGAGCATATCTGTTCCTGAAGGAAGCATCTTTGGCCTATTGGGCCCTAATGGTGCGGGTAAAACAACCCTCATTCGAATTATCAATCAAATTACGGGTCCTGATTCTGGCGAGGTTTTCTTTAATGGTGAGCCCCTAAAACCGGAGCATGTGCACCACATCGGTTATCTGCCCGAAGAACGTGGCTTATATAAAAAGATGAAAGTTGGCGAGCAATCTATCTATTTGGCTCAACTTAAAGGCATGAGCAAACAAGATGCCACAACCAAACTTCAGGCTTGGTTCAAAAAATTCGATATCCTCGAATGGTGGGACAAAAAAGTTGAAGAACTTTCTAAAGGGATGGCTCAAAAAATTCAGTTCATTACAACCATCCTTCACGAACCCAAACTATTAATTTTCGATGAGCCCTTTAGTGGTTTCGACCCCATCAATGCCAATCTTCTGAAAAAAGAAATTCTGGAACTTCGCGATAAGGGATGTACCATTATTTTTTCAACCCATAATATGGGTTCAGTAGAAGAAATTTGCGACTATATTGCCTTAATCCATAAATCAGAAAAAATACTGGATGGATCATTTGAGGATATCAAAAAGCAATACCGTACACACACCTACAACATTTCATTTAAGGGTGAACTCGAAGAATTAAAGACAAACCTAACGAGTGATATTGAGATTTTGGAACATCAATCAGGAAAAGAATTTCAATCCTTAAAATTGAAACTGAATAATGGAACAAGTTCGAATGATCTCCTTTCACAAATCCTCCCACATGTTGAGCTTGTTTCATTCAACGAAATAATTCCAAGTATGAATGATATTTTTATTCGCGTTGTGAATGAAAAAAATCTGAGCCTCGACATGGAATAA
- a CDS encoding ABC transporter permease: MNKILIIIQREYLSRVKKKSFLLLTFLTPILIAGIYAFMIWMMMKDDTEKRTIGVINESELVNPVESKDYTTFEYLNNISFEEAKKMLDTKGYYAILKVPQDVLESQTAELFSFKQVTIEVKSEVGSQIRNHIETIKRSKIIAEANMPDLEQKLAATKTPISVKTIKFGEDGEIKQSSTEIAMGLGFAMSFIIYMFIFMYGVQVMRGVIEEKSNRIVEVIISSVKPFQLMMGKIVGVAMVGLTQFLMWVILTGAIITIGSAVFLPGIDAASIQQASSLSELPAAGQSINQAQLNMMQDVLGTFDFGYIMSILGGFIFFFLAGYLLYSALFAAIGSAVDNETETQQFMLPITLPLILALYIGMAAAKNPEGAIAFWGSIIPLTSPIVMLVRIPFGVPLWELLLSMTLLVASFIFVTWVAAKIYRTGILMYGKKVSYKEIWKWLRYHR, translated from the coding sequence ATGAACAAGATATTAATCATTATTCAACGTGAATATTTATCACGAGTTAAAAAGAAATCCTTCCTTCTACTAACCTTCCTTACGCCCATTTTAATTGCAGGTATTTATGCTTTCATGATCTGGATGATGATGAAGGACGATACCGAAAAAAGAACCATTGGTGTTATTAATGAATCAGAATTAGTCAACCCGGTGGAATCTAAAGATTACACCACTTTCGAATATCTAAACAATATAAGCTTCGAAGAAGCTAAAAAGATGCTCGATACGAAAGGATACTACGCGATTCTGAAGGTTCCGCAAGATGTTTTGGAGTCACAAACAGCAGAACTATTTTCATTCAAGCAAGTAACCATCGAGGTCAAATCCGAGGTTGGATCTCAGATTCGCAATCACATCGAAACAATAAAACGCTCGAAGATAATTGCCGAAGCGAATATGCCAGACTTGGAGCAAAAGTTAGCGGCAACGAAAACACCTATATCGGTAAAAACCATCAAATTTGGTGAAGATGGCGAGATAAAACAAAGCTCCACGGAAATTGCAATGGGACTTGGTTTTGCCATGAGCTTCATCATTTACATGTTTATTTTCATGTATGGCGTACAGGTGATGCGTGGTGTGATTGAAGAAAAAAGTAATCGTATTGTCGAGGTGATTATCTCATCGGTAAAACCTTTTCAATTGATGATGGGAAAAATTGTGGGCGTTGCCATGGTTGGCTTAACTCAGTTCTTAATGTGGGTAATACTAACGGGAGCTATTATTACTATTGGTAGTGCTGTATTCCTACCTGGCATTGATGCTGCAAGCATTCAGCAAGCTTCTTCATTAAGTGAATTACCAGCTGCCGGACAAAGCATCAATCAGGCGCAACTCAACATGATGCAAGATGTGCTTGGCACATTCGATTTTGGATATATCATGAGTATTCTTGGAGGTTTTATTTTCTTCTTTCTAGCTGGTTATTTATTGTACTCAGCCCTATTTGCTGCCATTGGTTCAGCAGTTGATAACGAAACAGAAACCCAACAATTTATGCTCCCTATAACATTACCACTGATCCTTGCTTTGTACATTGGTATGGCAGCTGCCAAAAATCCCGAAGGTGCAATTGCTTTCTGGGGATCTATCATTCCATTGACATCACCAATTGTCATGCTGGTACGTATTCCTTTTGGCGTTCCATTGTGGGAGTTGCTCTTATCAATGACTCTATTGGTTGCAAGCTTTATTTTTGTAACCTGGGTGGCTGCAAAAATCTACCGCACCGGTATTCTTATGTATGGCAAAAAGGTTTCCTACAAAGAAATATGGAAATGGTTACGCTATCACAGATAA
- a CDS encoding radical SAM protein has product MINYDEPLFRPPSEAYSLILQVSLGCAWNKCAFCEMYSSKQFRVRPETDVFTEIESLSPYSDQIRKVFLADGNAMVLSFDKLSRLLDKLNACFPKLNRVSAYALPRDIESKTDEELQILASKGLKLLYVGIESGDDELLQVINKGESFKSTSQALQKARQAGIKLSVMILNGLGGQKFSEQHAINSAKLVNEIQPEFLSTLVLSYPHGEEHFKQKFNDEFIPLNTIELIAEMKVFIETLSLENTVFRSDHASNYLILKGNLSRDKDELLNRINGVLNDPNNAKLRPEWMRGL; this is encoded by the coding sequence ATGATTAACTATGATGAACCCTTATTTCGCCCACCAAGTGAGGCATATTCACTAATACTACAAGTCAGTCTGGGCTGTGCCTGGAACAAATGTGCTTTTTGTGAAATGTACAGTAGCAAACAATTTCGGGTTCGACCTGAAACGGACGTATTTACCGAGATTGAATCGCTTTCACCATACTCCGATCAGATTCGAAAAGTCTTTTTAGCCGATGGAAATGCCATGGTTTTATCCTTCGATAAATTAAGTCGTTTGTTAGATAAACTAAATGCTTGCTTTCCAAAACTCAATCGGGTTTCTGCTTATGCCTTGCCTCGTGATATTGAATCAAAAACAGATGAAGAATTGCAAATTCTAGCCTCCAAAGGTTTAAAATTACTTTATGTCGGCATTGAATCCGGCGACGATGAATTACTTCAAGTCATCAACAAGGGAGAAAGTTTTAAGAGTACAAGCCAAGCTTTACAAAAAGCGAGACAGGCAGGTATCAAGTTATCAGTTATGATATTAAATGGCTTGGGAGGGCAAAAATTCTCAGAACAACATGCGATCAACTCAGCCAAACTAGTCAATGAAATTCAACCTGAATTTTTATCAACATTAGTTTTAAGCTATCCCCACGGCGAAGAGCATTTCAAACAAAAATTCAACGATGAATTTATTCCTCTAAACACGATTGAGTTGATTGCCGAAATGAAAGTGTTTATAGAAACACTGAGTCTCGAAAACACCGTCTTTCGTAGCGATCATGCCTCGAATTATCTCATTCTAAAAGGTAACCTTAGCAGAGATAAAGATGAGCTCTTAAATCGGATAAACGGCGTACTAAATGATCCAAACAACGCAAAACTAAGACCCGAATGGATGCGTGGATTGTAA
- a CDS encoding phosphatidate cytidylyltransferase → MGDFFKRVFTAVLFVIVLIVGIYVHPIGLIATFLGIALLANYEFYGLVKKANASPQLVTGLIAVVLLFGAVASHIYCGKTVLFQLLILLTFLSFIIELYRKKENPFANIAYTLLGVIYVALPFALLIYLAFQNGAEQFRPDIIMGLFVMIWINDTGAYLVGVNFGKHRLFERISPKKSWEGSIGGGIATLLAAWACSYFSQELSLLIWLSVGLIVAVIGGLGDLVESLFKRSINVKDSGTILPGHGGILDRFDAILLVAPVVFVFLEIIKEFSK, encoded by the coding sequence GTGGGGGATTTTTTTAAAAGAGTATTTACAGCAGTATTATTTGTAATCGTATTGATCGTGGGGATATACGTTCATCCTATTGGTTTAATTGCTACCTTTTTGGGCATAGCTCTTTTAGCAAATTATGAATTTTATGGTTTGGTAAAAAAAGCCAATGCGTCTCCTCAGTTAGTTACAGGTTTGATAGCCGTTGTATTATTGTTTGGTGCAGTAGCGTCGCATATTTATTGTGGGAAAACAGTTCTGTTCCAGTTGTTGATTCTCCTCACATTCCTAAGTTTTATTATTGAATTGTATCGTAAAAAGGAAAATCCTTTTGCAAATATAGCATACACTTTATTAGGCGTTATATACGTGGCATTACCTTTTGCATTGCTTATTTATCTTGCTTTTCAGAATGGTGCTGAACAATTCAGACCTGATATTATAATGGGTTTGTTTGTTATGATTTGGATCAATGACACGGGTGCCTATTTGGTTGGTGTTAATTTTGGGAAACACAGATTGTTTGAACGAATCTCTCCTAAAAAATCCTGGGAAGGAAGTATTGGTGGTGGTATTGCCACTTTATTAGCAGCCTGGGCTTGCTCGTATTTCAGTCAGGAGTTAAGCTTATTGATATGGTTGTCAGTAGGTCTTATCGTTGCTGTTATAGGTGGTTTAGGCGATTTGGTAGAATCTCTGTTTAAGAGGAGTATCAATGTTAAGGATTCGGGAACAATTTTACCTGGGCATGGTGGGATTCTCGATCGTTTTGATGCGATTTTGTTAGTGGCACCAGTAGTTTTCGTTTTCTTAGAAATTATAAAGGAATTCAGTAAGTAA
- the ftsH gene encoding ATP-dependent zinc metalloprotease FtsH produces the protein MTNKKMPNTPPPPNKKGKGPANMMKPPKFNAYWIYGIIALTFLAIQYFTYQQNPKETSWHKVKVEMLRNHDVEKIEIVRNLGNVNVYIKDANLDKYPDLFSNSFDSPSKAGPHYFFTIGSIENFEKNLEKAQESMPEADRVAVKYVDHKDYFGDILGFIFPILIILAIWFFVFKRMSKGAGGGAGGGNIFNVGKSKAKVFDKESDIKTNFKDVAGLAEAKQEVEEIVEFLKYPEKYTQLGGKIPKGALLVGPPGTGKTLLAKAVAGEAHVPFFSMSGSDFVEMFVGVGASRVRDLFKQAKEKSPCIIFIDEIDAIGRARGKNPNMGANDERENTLNQLLTEMDGFDTNSGVIILAATNRADILDRALMRAGRFDRQIHVELPDLNEREEIFNVHLRPLKLDDSVKSDFLAKQTPGFSGADIANVCNESALIAARKKKNVIEKQDFLDAVDRIIGGLEKKNKIISVNEKKTIAYHEAGHATISWLLEYAHPLVKVTIVPRGKALGAAWYLPEERSITTKEQLLDEMCSALGGRAAEELTFGKISTGAQNDLEKVTKQATAMVSIFGMSEKVGNVSYYDSTGQADYGFSKPYSEKTAELIDSEVKLLIENSYKRAKQVLMDNREGHEKLSQLLLEREVIFSEDLEAIFGKRKFGLNQVGEAKLLLTEETKNEETSEEENNSTAV, from the coding sequence ATGACAAATAAGAAGATGCCTAATACACCTCCACCTCCTAATAAAAAAGGAAAAGGACCTGCTAATATGATGAAACCACCTAAGTTTAATGCTTATTGGATTTATGGAATAATAGCTCTTACTTTTTTAGCCATTCAATATTTTACCTACCAACAAAATCCAAAGGAAACAAGTTGGCATAAGGTGAAAGTTGAGATGTTGCGCAATCATGATGTTGAAAAAATTGAGATTGTTCGTAACCTGGGTAATGTAAATGTTTATATCAAGGATGCGAATTTGGATAAATATCCTGATCTATTCTCAAATTCATTTGATTCGCCGTCAAAGGCAGGACCACACTATTTCTTCACCATTGGATCGATTGAGAATTTTGAGAAAAATCTTGAAAAGGCTCAAGAATCAATGCCTGAAGCTGATCGTGTAGCTGTAAAGTATGTCGATCATAAGGATTACTTTGGTGATATTCTGGGATTTATTTTTCCAATTTTGATTATTCTTGCGATCTGGTTCTTTGTATTTAAGAGAATGAGTAAAGGCGCTGGCGGTGGTGCTGGTGGTGGCAATATTTTTAATGTTGGTAAATCAAAAGCTAAGGTTTTCGATAAGGAATCAGATATTAAAACAAACTTTAAGGATGTTGCTGGTTTGGCAGAGGCTAAACAAGAGGTTGAAGAGATTGTGGAATTTCTAAAATATCCTGAAAAGTACACCCAATTAGGTGGGAAAATCCCCAAAGGAGCTCTACTTGTAGGCCCTCCGGGAACAGGTAAAACTCTTTTAGCAAAAGCTGTAGCTGGTGAAGCTCATGTCCCTTTCTTTAGTATGTCAGGTTCTGATTTTGTTGAGATGTTTGTTGGTGTTGGTGCCAGTCGTGTGCGAGACCTGTTTAAACAAGCTAAAGAGAAATCACCTTGTATCATTTTTATTGATGAGATTGATGCCATTGGTCGTGCCAGAGGTAAGAACCCTAATATGGGTGCTAACGATGAGCGCGAGAATACTTTGAATCAACTATTGACTGAGATGGATGGTTTTGATACCAACTCGGGTGTGATTATTCTTGCGGCAACCAACCGCGCTGATATTTTGGACAGAGCATTGATGCGTGCCGGTCGATTCGATCGTCAAATTCATGTTGAATTGCCAGACTTAAATGAGCGTGAAGAAATTTTCAATGTTCACTTGAGACCATTGAAATTGGATGATTCGGTAAAGAGTGATTTTTTGGCCAAACAAACACCAGGTTTCTCTGGAGCTGATATTGCCAATGTTTGTAATGAATCGGCCTTGATTGCGGCTCGTAAGAAAAAGAATGTGATTGAAAAGCAAGATTTCCTTGATGCGGTTGACCGTATTATTGGAGGTTTAGAAAAAAAGAATAAAATTATATCAGTAAATGAGAAGAAGACCATTGCTTATCATGAAGCGGGTCATGCGACTATTTCCTGGTTATTGGAATATGCTCATCCATTGGTTAAAGTAACTATAGTTCCGCGTGGTAAAGCGCTTGGAGCTGCCTGGTATTTACCCGAGGAAAGAAGTATTACCACAAAAGAACAGTTGCTTGATGAAATGTGTTCTGCTCTTGGAGGTCGTGCTGCTGAGGAATTAACTTTCGGGAAAATATCAACTGGGGCTCAAAACGACTTGGAGAAAGTAACCAAACAGGCAACAGCTATGGTGTCTATATTTGGTATGAGTGAGAAAGTTGGTAATGTTAGTTATTATGATTCAACCGGACAGGCTGATTACGGATTCTCTAAGCCTTATAGCGAGAAAACGGCTGAGCTTATTGATTCAGAAGTTAAATTGTTGATTGAAAATTCTTATAAGAGAGCCAAGCAAGTTCTTATGGATAACAGGGAAGGTCATGAAAAATTGAGCCAGTTGTTATTGGAACGTGAAGTGATCTTTAGTGAAGATTTGGAAGCTATTTTTGGAAAAAGAAAGTTTGGATTAAATCAAGTTGGAGAGGCTAAGTTACTTCTAACTGAAGAAACAAAGAACGAAGAAACATCAGAAGAAGAGAACAACTCTACGGCTGTATAA
- the rsfS gene encoding ribosome silencing factor, whose protein sequence is MTKKREHSPEKLVDTIIEALKDLKAVDIVSVDLRNVSGAVCKYFVICNGTSNTHVSSLADHVQDETLEALNEKVWRKEGLRNAQWVLLDYADVVVHVFQKEYRDFYQLEQLWADAKINHISDVL, encoded by the coding sequence ATGACTAAAAAAAGAGAACATTCACCTGAAAAATTAGTCGATACGATTATTGAAGCATTAAAAGATTTAAAAGCTGTAGATATTGTAAGTGTTGATTTAAGAAATGTAAGTGGTGCGGTATGTAAATATTTTGTTATTTGTAATGGAACTTCAAATACACATGTTTCTTCGCTTGCCGATCATGTTCAAGATGAAACATTGGAAGCATTAAATGAAAAAGTGTGGCGGAAAGAGGGGCTTCGGAATGCGCAATGGGTGCTTCTGGATTATGCCGATGTCGTTGTTCACGTTTTTCAAAAAGAATATCGCGATTTTTATCAATTGGAACAACTTTGGGCTGATGCTAAAATCAACCACATATCAGATGTTCTTTAA